The genomic DNA TTTGTCGTTTTTCGCCATCCTCTCGGTGATCTTGTCCTCAAGGAAACTGGCGTTGGCAAAGAAGAGCGGGCCGTCGAAACGGACCACGGCCACATGCTCGCACTCGGCCAGGCCATGCTCCTCGGCACAGCGCAGGGCCTCGTCCTCGCTGCGCGACAGGCTGGCCACGCGCGGACGCATGCTCTTGTAAAGGAACACGGCCAGGGACAGGCCCACGCCCACCATGATGCCCTTGTCCAGGTGCGGGGCAAAGGCCAGGGTGCAGGCAAAGGAGATGATGGAGATGGCGCCGTCGTACCACTGGGCCTTCCAGGCGTGGACAAAACCGGCGGCGTTGATCAGCCCGATGACGGCCATCATGATGACCGCGGCCAGCACGGCCTGGGGCAGGTGATAGAGCAGGGGGGTGAAGAAGAGCAGCACGATCACCACCATCAGCGAGGTGAACACGCTGGACAAACCGGTCATGGCCCCGGCCTGGAGGTTGACCGCCGAGCGGGAGAACGAGCCGGACGCCGGGTAGCTCTTGCCGCATGCGCCGAGCATGTTGGCCAGCCCCTGGCCGATGAGCTCCTGGTTGGGGTCGAGCCGCTGGCCGGTCTTGGCGGCCATGGCCTTGGCGATGGAGATGGCCTCCATGAAGCCCAGCAGCGAGATGATGGCCGCAAAGGGCAGCAGCTGGAGCATGACCTTGAGGTCGAGGGAGGGCGCGGAAATGGCCGGAATGCCCGAAGGCACGGAGCCGACCACCTCGCCGCCGCCCATCAAGGTCAGCCCGGCATCGTTGAGCCGGGAGTTGCCCACCTTGATGCGCCAGGTGCGGCCATCGGTGGTCGCGCCGTCCGGGGTCTGTCCCTGGAGATAGTAGACGAGGCCGTTGCCGGTCTCCACGCCGTCGAACAGGGCATTGCGCAGGCCGCTACGCAGGGTCTCGGCCTCGTGCTTGAGCCGGGCGATGCGGACGTTGATCACGTTCAGGTCGTGCTCCACGTCAAGGACGCCGATGGTGTTGCCTGCGGTCTTGGCCTCGTCCAGGGCGGTGTTCAGCCCGGCGCGTTCCACGTTCAGGGTTTCGATCTCGGCCAGCACGGTGTTGAACCGGGCCGCCTCCTGACGCACTTCAGGCGCCCTGACCGCGTCGATCGGGGTCTTGGCGTCGTGGTTGAAGCCAAGGCCCCAGGACAGGAGCGTGGTCACGGCCACGGCCACCAGCACGTTGGGAATCTTGGGGTTGATCCGCTTGAGCGAGATCATGATGCCAAAGGCGAGCGCGCCCATGAGCAGCGTGGGCCAGTGGGTGTAGTGGACCGCGCTCTCAACCACGCGGACGATGGTCTCGTAGTGGTGCTCGGCCTTGTCCACCGATACGCCGAACATCTTGGAGAGCTGCGACGAGGCGATGATGATGGCCGCTGCGTTGGTGAAGCCGTTGACCACCGGGTGGGACAGGAAGTTGACCACCAGGCCGAGCCGGAGCACGCCCAGCAGAAACTGGAACATGCCCACCATCAGGGCCAGCAGGATGGCGTAGGCGATGTAGCCCTCGCTGCCCGCCGTGGCCAGGGGTTCGAGCGAGGCCGCGGTCATCAGGGAGACCACGGCCACCGGCCCGGTGGCAAGCTGGCGGCTGGAGCCGAACAGGGCCGCCACCATGGGCGGCAGAAAAGCCGCGTACAGCCCGTAGTAGGCGGGCATGCCCGCCAACTGCGCATAGGCCATGGATTGGGGGATGAGCACCAGGGCGACCGTCAGTCCGGCGATGGCGTCCGCCCGGAGTGCTGTCACGCTGTAGCCTTTGAACCAGTCGATGAAAGGGAAAATTTTCGTTACCATGCAGCCTCTTCCTCTAGTGGACCTGCAGCATCCTGCGGCAAGAATTCAACAACTCGTTGAACAGCGCGCCGGCGTCGTACAGATTGTCGTTTTTGAACCGAACCAGGCCATCAACCATCGTGAACAAAATGAGCGCGGTTTTTCTGGGTTGGATGTCCGGGGCGATGGAGCCGTCGGCCTGCCCCGCCAGGATCGCCTTTTCGAAGAAGTGGAACAGGCAGTTGTAAATGGCCTCCAGGTGGCTCCTGAACTCCGGGTTGCTCTCCGAGAACCGGTACAGGAACCGCCTGTGCAGCAGGAGGAACTGGTCTTCCATCAGCCCGGCAAGGTAGAGATAAAAGGATATGGTCTCCTCGGCCATCTCCAGCCCCGACGCAAACGGCCTGTTCTCGAAAAACTGGTCGAACTGGGTCACGATGTCGTCGCGCGTCCGTTCGAGAATGGCCAGCAGCAGGTTTTCCTTGCTCTTGTAATGGTAGAAGATCGTCCCTTCGGCCGCCCCCGTGAGCCTGGACAACTCCTGCACCGACGTGTCCTTGAACCCGTGGTTCGCGAACAGCACCGTGGCAACCTTGAGTATGGCGTCCTTCTTCTTCATGCAGTTCCCATCGCTCCTTCCAAAAACCGAGTAGTCACTCAGTTCCTGATTGATATCTCCTAGTCACCTGCAATGTCAAAATAAACGACAAAACTGAGTGTACGCTCAGTTTTGTCCAAGATCAAGCGAAGATCATTGAATTTCTTTTGCGGCCAGTGTCACCCGGCGGAAACTTTTTTGAGAAATTTTTCACTTTCCGGGGTGGTGGGAACGGAAAGGGGGGAGATATCTCAGGGATTGGATTATTTCTTGCGCTGATTGCGTGGTATTTATATTGGTTGTCAGGATGCATAAGAAGAAGGAGAGCCAGATGATTAAGCGCAACGCCGAGCTTCAATTTTCACAGGACGATCTTGTTGTGAAAAAGGATGAAGAGAAGTGGTTTGACGCAGACCTTCTTGACAGGGGGCCGCATATCAAGGCTGTTTCCGAGCTGTTGCTGATGACACAAGGCAACTTTGTCATGACTGTGAGCTCTCCATGGGGAACGGGCAAGACGACATTTGTGCGGATGTGGAAGGCATATCTTGAAAGCAGGGGCTGCCCCTGTGTGCTATTCAATGCGTGGGAGCACGATTTTGCCGAAAACCCATTTTTGACGTTCGTCGCGGAAATGCACTCCCAGCTATGCACTCTCAAGAGCGCGGGCAAGGAGACATGCGATATGGCTTTCACCGCCTTGAAAGAGGCGGCGAAGAAGCTTTTTCCTCGCCTGATTTCCTTGGGAGCCAGAGGCTTGCTTGGCGTTTCGTTGGATGTTGAGGGGGTGTTGGGCAAGGATATTGGAAAGGGCTTGTGCGAGGCGCTGGGTGGTTCTTTGGAGGCGTATGCTTCCGATGTAATGGAAAAGCATGGCGATACCAAGAGATTGGTCGAGGATTTTAAGGCGGAACTGTCGAAGGTCGTTGCCAGCTTTAGCGACAGGCCGCTGTTCTTTTTTGTGGATGAACTGGACCGGTGCAAGCCGACCTATTCGGTGGAGTTGCTCGAAGCGGTCAAGCACCTCTTTGAGGTCGATGGGGTCATATTTATATTGGCCCTTGATCGTGAACAACTCGGACACTCGGTCAAGGCGGCATATGGGGAAGGCATTGATGCAGACGGCTATCTGCGCCGCTTCATCGACTTGGAGTACCGGATTCCTGAGCCGTCAAAAGAGGCGTTCATCCGGCATCTTTCCGAATTTTATGGGGTGAGCGGGTACCCACTCTTCAAGGCTGAAAATGCCCAAAGAGCCTGTGGTGAATTTGAAGATGAATTTATCAAAATCACTAAGAACTGGCCGCTACGAACGATAGAAAAAGCGTTTCTTCGTGGGACGATCCTGTTGCGTGGAATCAAGCCAATCGGATGGGCTGCGGCAAAAGGGTTTGCCCACTATATCTGCCTTCGAGAATTGGATCATGAAGCCTTGTCATTGATTTGTGGTGGCGAAGAGTCCAAGGCTGTGGTTACGTTGCGCGAGAAAGAACTGGCTGGTTCAATAGATATTGAATTTATTGTGTCCTGGACTTTTGCGAAAAACAATAGTGCGAGGTATAGTTCGGTAAACAGAACGACGAGTTTTCGTGAACCAAGAGAGAGGGATGAATACTCCCTGGCTGTCCGTTATGCACAGGCCTATCGAGAGAAGTATGGAACTCACCTTCATGACGAGGTAGTCAAGTTCCTCGAACTCTCGGAGTCTCTCGTCCAACAATCCACGGAGGAATAAGGGCGCGGAGTCAGGCGTCCGAACGCAACTTGATGTTGGCAGCGACCGGGGTTTGGGCTATGCGGTCTGATCTGGCGCGCCCGCCCTGAGGCGGGGGTGCGCCCATGGTTCGCAACCGTCATACCGCGAGGTCTATTGCGTCATGAAGCGTCTGCTAAGGTATCTGCTCTCCCGCCGTGGTCTGGTCTGCGTCAACTACGCCATCGTCGCCTTCATCGTCATCGTGGGCGTCGAGTCATGGGAGCTGCTGCGCGATGCCGTGCACAACGCGGGCGAGATCGGGGAGATCATCGACACCGTGGCCGTGGTTCTGGTGGCCTGGGGCGTGGCCCTGGAGGAGCGCGGCACCATGATGGACGCCTTTGGCGCCTATGCGGCAGGCTGTCCGGAGGTGGAGGCCAGGGCCGACCGCGAATGCCATATCTACGGCATGGCCGCCCTGCTGCTTGGCCTGTTCATGGAAGTGGCCGTGGAGGTGGTCAAGGTGCCGGACAGCGTGGTCAACACCGTGGGTATCGAATCCCTGCTCTTTGGCGTGGGCATCGTCCTCATGCTCGTGGCCGCCATCCTGTTGGTGCGCATGAATCTTGAACTTCGCCGGATTGCAAGGACTCCCTGCCCGGCAGCGTGAACCAGGCCCGGACGCGAAGGATTTCCGATAACTGTCCGGAAATCGAGATAGTGAATCATGCTGGTAAATAACAAGCGCCTCTATCGCCTTAACCAGGCCCCGCTGGCCGCTGGCCCGATCCTCTACTGGATGAGCCGCGAGCAGCGGGTGCGCGACAACTGGGGACTGCTCCACGCGCGGGAAATGGCCGGGCAGGAGCATGCGCTGGTGGTCGTCTTTTGTCTGGCCCCGGCCTTTCTCGGCGCAACCCTGCGCCAGTATGACTTCATGCTCTCCGGTCTGGCCCAGGTGGAGGGTGATCTCGCTGCGCTGGGCATCCCCTTTGTCCTGCTCCAGGGCGATCCGGGCCAGGAGATTCCCCGGCTGGCCGCCGAACTCGGGGCTGGCGGTGTGGTCACGGACTTCGACCCCTTGCGAGTCAAGCAGGGTTGGCAGGGGGCCGCGGCCCACGCCTTGCCCGTGTCGTTCATCGAGGTGGACGGCCACAACGTGGTTCCGGCCCGGCAGGTGTCGCCCAAGCAGGAATATGCGGCCCGGACCATCAGGCCGAAAATCCACCGGCTCATCGGCGAGTATCTGGAGGAGTTTCCGCCCCTTGAGCCGCAGGTTGCGCCAGCCCCGCCCTGTGCGGCCACGGCCAGGGCCGCCCATTGGGGCGAGGTGCGCGCCGGGCTGGCTGTGGACGGGGCGGTGGGGCCGGTGTCCCTTGTGCCGGGCGAGGATGCGGCGCACGACGCCCTGGACCGGTTCGTGGCTGACCGGCTGCATGTCTATGCCGGGCAACGCAACGATCCCAATGCGGACGGCACGTCCCGGCTCTCGGCCTATTTCCACTTTGGCCAGCTCGCGCCCCAGCGGGCGGCCCTGGCTGCGGCGGCCTCGGGCCGGGGCGAGGGGCAGGCGGCCTATCTGGAGGAGCTGGTGGTGCGGCGCGAGCTGGCTGACAACTTCTGCCTGCACAACCCGCAGTATGATTCCCTGGCCGGAGCTCCGGCCTGGGCGCTCAAAACCCTGGGCGAGCATCGGGCCGATCCGCGCGCCCATTGTTACACCCGCGAAACGTTCGAGCAGGCGCGGACCGGTTCGCGCCTCTGGAACGCGGCCCAGAACGAGCTGCGCCAGACCGGCTTCATGCACGGCTACATGCGCATGTTCTGGGCCAAGAAGATTCTGGAATGGTCGGCCACGCCCGAGGAGGCCCATGCCACGGCCCTGGCTCTCAACGACCGTTACCAGCTTGATGGCCGCGACCCCAACGGGTATGTCGGCATTCTCTGGTCTTTGGCCGGACTTCACGATCGCCCCTGGCAGACCCGTCCGGTCTTCGGCTCTGTCCGCTTCATGAACGAGAACGGTTGCCGCAGGAAATTCGACGTGGACAAATACATCGAGCGCTGGGGCGGGTCATGAGTCCGCTTTTGGCTGATCTGGTCCTGGCCGCGCATGTGCTCATTGCAGCCTACAATGTGCTCGGGCTGGCCGTGGTCTGGATCGGGGCCATGGCCCGCTGGCGGTTTGTGGGCAACCGCTGGTTCCGGGGCACGCACCTGGCGGGCATGGGCATCGTGGTCGTCGAGGCCCTGCTGGGCCTGACCTGCCCGCTGACAGTCTGGGAAAACCAGCTGCGGGTCGAGGCTGGCCAGGGGCCATACGCCGAATCCTTCCTCAGTCACTGGGCCGAGCGGTTCTTCTATTTCGACGGACCGCCAGAGCTTTTCACCGCCATCTATCTGACCTTCTTCGGGCTCATGGTACTGAGCGTCTGGCTGGTGCCCGTGCGCTGGCGGGAGCGCTGACACCCGCAGACCCGCGCGGTCTTCGGCTCTGTCCGTTTCATGAACGAGAACGGCAGCCCCCGCGAATTCGACGCGGGAAGGCATGCCAAGCGATGGGCGGAAAGATTGCTGGCGTCGTTTGGGGTGGCGGGGTCGGTTGTTCTTGAAAACCGAAACGCTTTGACAGGGCAGAGTTTGCCGCCGCGTCGGGCTGGCGAGCCGCCCAGATCAGGTTGGACAAATTCTTGCCGATGGGATAGAAGCGGGTGGTTTGACGGGTATGTATTCTCCCCCCTCCACATAATCGAAACTGCAAACAAAGAGTAGGGCCATGAGCAGCAAAGTTCTTGTCACCGGCGGCGCCGGTTATCTCGGTTCGACACTGGTTCCGCAACTCCTTGCCAATGGGTATGAAGTCACGGCGCTCGACAACCTGATGTTCAGTCAGGCCCCGCTTCTGGATTGTTGCCATTATCCGGGATTCGAGTTCGTCAAGGGCGACATCTGCGATTACGCCCTCATGGACAAGCTCATCGCCAAGCACGACATCATCATTCCCCTGGCCGCCATTGTCGGCGCGCCCGCCTGCAAGATGAACCCCACGCTGACGGACCTGGTCAACAAGCAGGCCCACATGCACATCGTCAAGCAGACCTCCAAGGACCAGATCGTCATCTTCCCCACCACCAACTCCGGCTATGGAATCGGTGAAAAAGACGCGTACTGCACCGAAGAGAGCCCGTTGCGCCCGATCTCCGAGTACGGCGTGTGCAAGGTGGCGGTGGAAAAGG from Pseudodesulfovibrio aespoeensis Aspo-2 includes the following:
- a CDS encoding KAP family P-loop NTPase fold protein, producing MIKRNAELQFSQDDLVVKKDEEKWFDADLLDRGPHIKAVSELLLMTQGNFVMTVSSPWGTGKTTFVRMWKAYLESRGCPCVLFNAWEHDFAENPFLTFVAEMHSQLCTLKSAGKETCDMAFTALKEAAKKLFPRLISLGARGLLGVSLDVEGVLGKDIGKGLCEALGGSLEAYASDVMEKHGDTKRLVEDFKAELSKVVASFSDRPLFFFVDELDRCKPTYSVELLEAVKHLFEVDGVIFILALDREQLGHSVKAAYGEGIDADGYLRRFIDLEYRIPEPSKEAFIRHLSEFYGVSGYPLFKAENAQRACGEFEDEFIKITKNWPLRTIEKAFLRGTILLRGIKPIGWAAAKGFAHYICLRELDHEALSLICGGEESKAVVTLREKELAGSIDIEFIVSWTFAKNNSARYSSVNRTTSFREPRERDEYSLAVRYAQAYREKYGTHLHDEVVKFLELSESLVQQSTEE
- a CDS encoding SulP family inorganic anion transporter, producing the protein MVTKIFPFIDWFKGYSVTALRADAIAGLTVALVLIPQSMAYAQLAGMPAYYGLYAAFLPPMVAALFGSSRQLATGPVAVVSLMTAASLEPLATAGSEGYIAYAILLALMVGMFQFLLGVLRLGLVVNFLSHPVVNGFTNAAAIIIASSQLSKMFGVSVDKAEHHYETIVRVVESAVHYTHWPTLLMGALAFGIMISLKRINPKIPNVLVAVAVTTLLSWGLGFNHDAKTPIDAVRAPEVRQEAARFNTVLAEIETLNVERAGLNTALDEAKTAGNTIGVLDVEHDLNVINVRIARLKHEAETLRSGLRNALFDGVETGNGLVYYLQGQTPDGATTDGRTWRIKVGNSRLNDAGLTLMGGGEVVGSVPSGIPAISAPSLDLKVMLQLLPFAAIISLLGFMEAISIAKAMAAKTGQRLDPNQELIGQGLANMLGACGKSYPASGSFSRSAVNLQAGAMTGLSSVFTSLMVVIVLLFFTPLLYHLPQAVLAAVIMMAVIGLINAAGFVHAWKAQWYDGAISIISFACTLAFAPHLDKGIMVGVGLSLAVFLYKSMRPRVASLSRSEDEALRCAEEHGLAECEHVAVVRFDGPLFFANASFLEDKITERMAKNDKLRHIILVANGINDMDASGEEALSLLIDRVRSAGVDISLSGVNESVMAVLVRTHLLEKIGKDHLYTTMEAALHEVLEQAHQGAEEKACPLTTVCRLA
- a CDS encoding TetR/AcrR family transcriptional regulator; translated protein: MKKKDAILKVATVLFANHGFKDTSVQELSRLTGAAEGTIFYHYKSKENLLLAILERTRDDIVTQFDQFFENRPFASGLEMAEETISFYLYLAGLMEDQFLLLHRRFLYRFSESNPEFRSHLEAIYNCLFHFFEKAILAGQADGSIAPDIQPRKTALILFTMVDGLVRFKNDNLYDAGALFNELLNSCRRMLQVH
- a CDS encoding DUF2784 domain-containing protein; protein product: MSPLLADLVLAAHVLIAAYNVLGLAVVWIGAMARWRFVGNRWFRGTHLAGMGIVVVEALLGLTCPLTVWENQLRVEAGQGPYAESFLSHWAERFFYFDGPPELFTAIYLTFFGLMVLSVWLVPVRWRER
- a CDS encoding deoxyribodipyrimidine photo-lyase yields the protein MLVNNKRLYRLNQAPLAAGPILYWMSREQRVRDNWGLLHAREMAGQEHALVVVFCLAPAFLGATLRQYDFMLSGLAQVEGDLAALGIPFVLLQGDPGQEIPRLAAELGAGGVVTDFDPLRVKQGWQGAAAHALPVSFIEVDGHNVVPARQVSPKQEYAARTIRPKIHRLIGEYLEEFPPLEPQVAPAPPCAATARAAHWGEVRAGLAVDGAVGPVSLVPGEDAAHDALDRFVADRLHVYAGQRNDPNADGTSRLSAYFHFGQLAPQRAALAAAASGRGEGQAAYLEELVVRRELADNFCLHNPQYDSLAGAPAWALKTLGEHRADPRAHCYTRETFEQARTGSRLWNAAQNELRQTGFMHGYMRMFWAKKILEWSATPEEAHATALALNDRYQLDGRDPNGYVGILWSLAGLHDRPWQTRPVFGSVRFMNENGCRRKFDVDKYIERWGGS